A region from the Janthinobacterium agaricidamnosum genome encodes:
- a CDS encoding chemotaxis protein CheD: MSIIIEHGLAPQHVGMGQLSVGTHGEQLQALLGSCIGIGFIWKNGPCCGLAHCLLPEAPGAEHALGARYVSQAVPSLLRLMGVRQADYADIEVVLAGGASMFGPAHVHGRLQVGRQNAEAAQKYLAQCGLHVSFCALGGRHGRQLLIDCARHSYAVTEVVAPPEWIPRKEGAYGYA, translated from the coding sequence ATGAGCATCATCATCGAACATGGCCTGGCGCCGCAACATGTTGGCATGGGGCAACTTAGCGTCGGTACGCATGGCGAGCAGCTGCAAGCCTTGCTCGGCTCCTGCATCGGCATCGGCTTCATCTGGAAGAACGGCCCCTGCTGCGGCCTGGCCCACTGCCTGCTGCCGGAAGCGCCCGGTGCCGAGCATGCCCTTGGCGCCCGCTATGTGAGCCAGGCCGTGCCCTCGCTGCTGCGCCTGATGGGCGTGCGCCAGGCCGATTATGCCGATATCGAGGTGGTGCTGGCGGGCGGCGCCAGCATGTTCGGCCCCGCCCACGTCCATGGCCGCCTGCAGGTGGGCCGGCAAAACGCGGAGGCGGCGCAAAAATACCTGGCCCAGTGCGGCTTGCACGTCAGTTTTTGCGCGCTGGGAGGCCGCCACGGCCGCCAGTTGCTGATCGATTGCGCCCGGCACAGCTACGCCGTCACCGAGGTGGTGGCGCCACCCGAATGGATTCCACGCAAGGAAGGCGCATATGGATATGCATGA
- a CDS encoding 3-hydroxyacyl-CoA dehydrogenase NAD-binding domain-containing protein yields the protein MSAEYQVNGAVAVITLANPPVNGLGLATRTAAVAGIRQALEDESVKAIVITGAGKAFSGGADIKEFNSPKALTEPTLHTLINVVEQSTKPVVAAIHSVCMGGGLELALGCNYRVAAPGAQMALPEVKLGILPGAGGTQRLPRVLGLEMALNMIVSGTPVASEKLAGTALFDEVIAPGADLLAAAVAFATKIADVRPLPKVRERKVDYPNHEAFLQFSRNTVKAMSGPFPAPLKCVDAVAAAVTMKFDDGLKYERELFMQLVQSPESKALRHAFFAERVASKVPDVPADTPVRTIASAAIVGAGTMGGGIAMNFANAGIPVMLLETKQEALDKGLATIRKNYENTVKKGKLTQEKAEQRIALVSGTLAYADIAQADIVIEAVFEELGVKEAVFKQLDAVMKPGAILASNTSTLDLDKIAAFTQRPQDVIGTHFFSPANVMKLLEIVRGKETGKDVLATALALSKKLKKTGVVSGVCDGFIGNRMIEQYSRQAGFLLEEGCLPEQVDKAVEKFGFAMGPFRMGDLAGNDIGWAIRKRRYVEKPDVTYSKTADLLCEMKRYGQKTGAGWYDYKAGDRKAYPSEQVNAMIVQHSADIGVTRRKIGDQEIVERLVYALVNEGARILEEGIALRASDIDMVYLTGYGFPLFRGGPMFYADTVGLPNVLDTIAGYAKGRHGEAWTPAPLLVKLAGEGKGFNS from the coding sequence ATGAGTGCTGAATATCAAGTGAACGGCGCCGTTGCCGTCATTACCCTGGCCAATCCGCCCGTCAATGGTCTGGGCCTGGCGACGCGCACGGCCGCCGTGGCCGGCATCCGCCAGGCGCTGGAGGACGAGTCCGTCAAAGCCATCGTCATCACGGGCGCCGGCAAGGCCTTTTCGGGCGGCGCCGATATCAAGGAATTCAATTCGCCCAAGGCGCTCACGGAACCGACCCTGCACACCCTGATCAACGTCGTCGAACAGTCGACCAAGCCCGTCGTGGCGGCCATCCACAGCGTCTGCATGGGTGGCGGCCTGGAGCTGGCGCTCGGTTGCAACTACCGCGTGGCGGCGCCTGGCGCGCAGATGGCCTTGCCGGAAGTCAAACTCGGCATCTTGCCGGGCGCGGGCGGCACGCAGCGCCTGCCGCGTGTGCTGGGCCTGGAAATGGCCCTCAACATGATCGTCTCGGGCACGCCCGTGGCGTCCGAAAAACTGGCCGGCACGGCCCTGTTCGACGAAGTCATCGCCCCCGGCGCCGACTTGCTGGCCGCCGCCGTGGCCTTCGCCACGAAGATAGCCGACGTGCGCCCGCTGCCGAAAGTGCGCGAGCGCAAGGTCGATTACCCGAACCATGAAGCGTTCCTGCAGTTTTCGCGCAATACCGTCAAGGCCATGTCCGGCCCGTTCCCGGCGCCGCTCAAATGCGTGGACGCCGTGGCGGCCGCCGTGACGATGAAATTCGACGATGGCTTGAAGTACGAGCGCGAACTGTTCATGCAACTGGTGCAGTCACCGGAATCGAAAGCCCTGCGCCACGCCTTCTTTGCCGAACGGGTCGCCAGCAAGGTGCCCGACGTGCCTGCTGATACGCCCGTGCGCACGATCGCCAGCGCGGCCATCGTGGGCGCCGGCACCATGGGCGGCGGCATCGCCATGAACTTCGCCAACGCGGGCATTCCCGTGATGCTGCTGGAAACGAAGCAGGAAGCGCTGGACAAGGGCCTGGCCACGATCCGCAAGAATTACGAAAACACGGTCAAGAAGGGCAAGCTGACGCAAGAGAAGGCCGAGCAGCGCATCGCGCTGGTCAGCGGCACGTTGGCGTATGCCGACATCGCGCAAGCCGACATCGTCATCGAAGCCGTGTTCGAAGAGCTGGGCGTGAAGGAAGCCGTCTTCAAGCAGCTTGACGCCGTCATGAAGCCGGGTGCCATCCTTGCCTCGAACACGTCCACCCTGGACCTGGACAAGATCGCCGCGTTCACGCAGCGCCCGCAGGACGTGATCGGCACGCATTTCTTCAGCCCCGCGAACGTCATGAAGCTGCTGGAAATCGTGCGCGGCAAGGAAACGGGCAAGGACGTGCTGGCGACGGCGCTGGCGCTGTCGAAAAAGCTGAAAAAAACGGGCGTCGTCTCGGGCGTATGCGACGGCTTTATCGGCAACCGCATGATCGAGCAATACAGCCGCCAGGCCGGCTTCCTGCTGGAAGAAGGCTGCTTGCCGGAGCAGGTCGACAAGGCCGTCGAGAAGTTCGGCTTTGCCATGGGCCCGTTCCGCATGGGCGACCTGGCCGGCAACGACATCGGCTGGGCCATCCGCAAGCGCCGCTACGTGGAAAAGCCGGACGTCACGTATTCGAAGACGGCCGACCTGCTGTGCGAAATGAAACGCTATGGCCAGAAGACGGGCGCCGGCTGGTATGACTACAAGGCGGGCGACCGCAAGGCGTATCCGTCGGAACAGGTCAACGCCATGATCGTTCAGCACTCCGCCGACATCGGCGTGACGCGGCGCAAGATCGGCGACCAGGAAATCGTCGAACGCCTCGTGTATGCGCTCGTCAATGAAGGCGCGCGCATCCTGGAAGAGGGCATCGCCTTGCGCGCCTCGGATATCGACATGGTGTATCTGACGGGCTACGGCTTCCCGCTGTTCCGCGGCGGCCCGATGTTCTACGCGGACACGGTGGGCTTGCCGAACGTGCTCGATACGATCGCCGGCTACGCCAAAGGCCGCCACGGCGAAGCGTGGACGCCGGCGCCCCTGCTGGTGAAGCTGGCAGGCGAAGGCAAGGGTTTCAATAGCTAA
- a CDS encoding 3-(methylthio)propionyl-CoA ligase yields MSAFPLSPVMGQMMNQPLLISSIIEFAARHYGGSEIISRRVEGDMHRYTYRDCHQRARRLANALHGLGIGMGDRVATLAWNGYRHLEAYYAVSGSGAVLHTINPRLFPDQIAYISNHAQDQVLLFDLTFLPVVEKIAADCTFVRHFVLMCDRERMPASSTIPDLLCYEDLIATHSDDYAWPLFDENSAATLCYTSGTTGNPKGALYSHRSTVLHAYASAMPSALNVRASDTVLPVVPMFHVNAWGLPYSVPLSGARMVFPGAALDGKSLYELFEAEKVTFSAGVPTVWLGLLNHALQNNLTFSTFRRTVIGGAACPPAMMDTLIDKFDIEVIHAWGMTEMSPLGTAGGLQTKHLDLPKDEQRKILQKQGHAIYGVDMKIVDDDGKELPWDGVAYGHLLVKGPWIISSYYKNEGGEVLQDGWFPTGDVATIDADGYMQITDRSKDVIKSGGEWIGTIDLENLAMAHPAVLQAACIGVFHPKWDERPVLVVVLRPGMTVTRDALLQFFEGKIAKWWTPDDVLFIDALPMGATGKIQKNKLREQFKGHQLPGM; encoded by the coding sequence ATGTCGGCATTCCCCTTGAGTCCAGTGATGGGCCAGATGATGAATCAGCCCCTGCTGATTTCCAGCATTATCGAGTTTGCAGCGCGTCATTATGGCGGCAGCGAAATCATTTCGCGCCGGGTGGAAGGCGATATGCACCGCTACACCTACCGCGATTGTCACCAGCGCGCGCGCCGGCTGGCCAATGCCTTGCATGGCCTCGGCATCGGCATGGGCGACCGCGTCGCCACCCTGGCCTGGAATGGCTATCGCCACCTGGAAGCGTACTATGCCGTGTCCGGCTCGGGCGCTGTGCTGCACACGATCAATCCGCGCCTGTTCCCCGACCAGATCGCCTACATCTCGAACCATGCGCAAGACCAGGTTTTATTGTTCGATCTGACCTTTTTGCCCGTGGTGGAAAAAATCGCCGCCGACTGCACCTTCGTGCGCCATTTCGTGCTGATGTGCGACCGGGAGCGGATGCCCGCCAGCAGCACCATCCCCGACCTGCTGTGCTATGAAGACTTGATCGCCACGCATTCGGACGACTACGCATGGCCCTTGTTCGACGAGAACTCGGCCGCCACCCTGTGCTATACGTCGGGCACGACGGGCAATCCCAAGGGCGCCCTGTATTCGCACCGCTCGACCGTGCTGCACGCGTATGCGTCGGCCATGCCCAGCGCCCTGAACGTGCGCGCCTCCGATACCGTGCTGCCCGTCGTGCCCATGTTCCACGTGAACGCCTGGGGCTTGCCGTATTCCGTGCCCCTGTCCGGCGCGCGCATGGTGTTTCCCGGCGCGGCGCTGGACGGCAAGTCGCTGTATGAATTGTTCGAGGCCGAAAAAGTGACGTTCTCGGCCGGCGTGCCCACCGTCTGGCTGGGCTTGCTGAACCACGCCTTGCAGAATAACTTGACGTTTTCCACCTTCCGCCGCACGGTGATCGGCGGCGCGGCGTGCCCGCCGGCCATGATGGACACCCTGATCGACAAGTTCGACATCGAGGTCATCCACGCCTGGGGCATGACGGAAATGTCGCCGCTGGGGACGGCGGGCGGCTTGCAGACCAAGCACCTGGACTTGCCGAAGGACGAGCAGCGCAAGATCCTGCAAAAGCAGGGCCACGCGATCTACGGCGTGGACATGAAGATCGTCGACGACGACGGCAAGGAATTGCCGTGGGATGGCGTGGCGTATGGCCATCTGCTGGTGAAGGGACCGTGGATCATTTCCTCGTATTACAAGAACGAGGGCGGCGAGGTGCTGCAGGACGGCTGGTTCCCCACGGGCGACGTGGCCACCATCGATGCGGACGGCTACATGCAGATCACGGACCGCAGCAAGGACGTGATCAAGTCGGGCGGCGAGTGGATCGGCACCATCGACCTGGAAAACCTGGCCATGGCGCACCCGGCCGTACTGCAGGCGGCCTGCATCGGCGTGTTCCACCCGAAATGGGACGAGCGTCCCGTGCTCGTCGTGGTGTTGCGTCCCGGCATGACGGTCACGCGCGACGCCTTGCTGCAGTTCTTTGAGGGCAAGATCGCCAAGTGGTGGACGCCCGACGACGTGCTGTTCATCGACGCCTTGCCCATGGGCGCCACGGGCAAGATCCAGAAGAACAAGCTGCGCGAGCAGTTCAAGGGACACCAGTTGCCGGGGATGTAA
- a CDS encoding IS110 family transposase: protein MFNLGIDVAKAKLDCALRLPNGKHRNKVVENNHQGFTALHAWLLKHAAGSPRVCMEATGTYWEGVAEYLAGLGMVVSVINPAQIKAFSASRLVRTKTDKVDAQLIADFAHERQPEPWQAPSPAEQSLRALVLRLDALQAMRQQESNRLEVARAAVRQGIEDHIAWLDAEIKALILAIRRHIDDDPDLRGKRELLDSIPGLGERTIPVLLSYYANPERFDSAKQAVAFAGLDPRQHESGSSVRGKPRMSKVGHSFLRKALYMPAMVAVHKTPWGKRFGQRLRDAGKAPKLIIGAMMRKLVHVAFGVLRSGKIFDPALHAA from the coding sequence ATGTTTAATTTAGGAATCGACGTTGCCAAGGCCAAGCTCGACTGCGCGCTGCGCCTGCCCAACGGCAAGCATCGTAACAAGGTTGTCGAGAACAACCACCAAGGATTCACCGCGCTCCACGCATGGCTGCTGAAGCATGCTGCCGGCAGCCCCAGGGTGTGCATGGAAGCGACGGGCACGTATTGGGAAGGGGTTGCCGAATATCTCGCTGGACTTGGCATGGTGGTCAGTGTCATCAATCCAGCCCAGATCAAGGCCTTCAGCGCTTCACGCCTGGTGCGCACCAAGACCGACAAGGTCGACGCACAGCTGATCGCCGACTTCGCCCATGAACGCCAGCCAGAGCCCTGGCAGGCGCCATCGCCGGCCGAGCAATCGCTGCGCGCGCTGGTGCTGCGCCTCGATGCCTTGCAAGCGATGCGCCAGCAGGAAAGCAACCGGCTTGAAGTGGCGCGCGCGGCGGTACGCCAGGGTATCGAGGATCATATTGCCTGGCTCGACGCCGAGATCAAGGCGCTGATCCTGGCGATCCGCCGTCATATCGATGACGACCCGGATTTACGCGGCAAGCGCGAATTGCTCGATAGCATCCCTGGCCTGGGCGAGCGCACGATTCCCGTGCTGCTGTCCTACTACGCCAATCCTGAGCGCTTCGACAGCGCCAAGCAGGCGGTGGCGTTTGCGGGCCTCGATCCGCGCCAGCACGAGTCAGGTTCCAGCGTGCGTGGCAAGCCACGCATGTCGAAGGTCGGCCACAGTTTCCTGCGCAAGGCACTGTACATGCCGGCCATGGTGGCAGTGCATAAGACGCCTTGGGGCAAGCGCTTCGGTCAGCGTCTGCGTGACGCCGGCAAAGCGCCCAAGCTGATCATCGGCGCCATGATGCGCAAGCTGGTGCACGTGGCATTCGGCGTGCTCAGGTCGGGAAAAATATTTGATCCGGCCTTGCACGCCGCTTGA
- a CDS encoding CheR family methyltransferase, with protein MSHAATLTPEVLTTLIALVRQHTGIAMTARKSVLLERRLQPRLHALSLHSYQAYLDRVASDRDEVAHFIDLVTTNDTLFFRTPQVWDYFRDRYLPAWARAHPDGCLAIWSAAAASGEELYSIAMLCEQFKLQVPAFRYQILASDISQQILAAAKAGQYSGRSVERIRLSHPDLLRKYFSPAPYGVKVNDELRQHVSFAQHNLLEALRPARQFDLVFLRNVLIYFDAEHQEAVLRQTRLSLKDEGRLILGESETIARLGTGYQFEFPMIYKAGSA; from the coding sequence ATGAGCCACGCGGCCACCTTGACGCCCGAGGTGCTGACGACCCTGATCGCGCTGGTGCGCCAGCATACGGGCATCGCCATGACCGCGCGCAAGAGCGTCTTGCTGGAACGGCGCTTGCAGCCACGGCTGCATGCGCTGTCCCTGCACAGCTACCAGGCGTACCTGGACCGGGTGGCCAGCGACCGCGACGAGGTGGCCCATTTCATCGACCTGGTGACCACCAACGACACCCTGTTCTTCCGCACGCCGCAGGTCTGGGATTACTTCCGCGACCGCTACCTGCCCGCCTGGGCGCGCGCCCATCCCGACGGCTGCCTCGCCATCTGGTCGGCGGCCGCCGCCAGTGGCGAGGAGCTGTATTCGATCGCCATGCTGTGCGAGCAATTCAAGCTGCAAGTGCCCGCCTTCCGCTACCAGATCCTGGCCAGCGACATTTCGCAGCAGATCCTCGCGGCGGCGAAGGCCGGCCAGTACAGCGGGCGCTCCGTCGAGCGCATCCGGCTGTCGCACCCGGACTTGCTGCGCAAATATTTCTCGCCCGCGCCATATGGCGTCAAGGTCAACGACGAGCTGCGGCAGCATGTCAGCTTTGCCCAGCATAACTTGCTCGAAGCGCTGCGCCCGGCGCGCCAATTCGACCTGGTGTTCCTGCGCAATGTACTGATTTATTTCGACGCGGAGCACCAGGAAGCCGTGCTGCGCCAGACGCGCCTGAGTCTCAAGGATGAAGGCCGGCTGATCCTGGGCGAGTCGGAAACGATCGCCCGCCTCGGTACCGGCTATCAGTTCGAATTTCCCATGATTTACAAGGCGGGCAGCGCATGA
- a CDS encoding methyl-accepting chemotaxis protein — MDAASHVSPTQDLDLEAINTALNRVQAVIEFELDGTILHANDNFLRVVGYSLAEVQGKHHAIFCDPEYVKTAEYANFWAKLARGEFDQGEYKRRARDGREVWINASYNPILDADGKPYKVIKFATDITASKHRNADYEGKIDAISKAQAVIEFRLDGTIIRANDNFLKSVGYTLDEIEGKHHRMFCEPEYAKSAEYAQFWQKLGKGEFDAGEYKRVTKDGREIWLNASYNPIFDAEGRPFKVVKFASDVTALKKRNAEYEGKVSAIGKAQAVIEFDMQGKVLDANGNFLAVMDYDLSDIQGEHHRMFCEPEYAGSAEYKKFWQKLNRGEFDAGRYKRLGNHGKVVWIQATYNPILDLNGKPYKVVKFAIDITDQVNLENSIQAKAANDSRKVNALLDSVARAAQGDLTCHIVPEGGEPIDLLAGGISKMIVDLRGVIGNVVSAANGFAEASHTIAERATGVAVGTQALGATVEEMNASIDGLTFSINSIAENTSNADSLAKATQQEAESGARAVAKSIEAMDLINRSSEDIGEIVKVISEIANQTNMLAFNAAIEAARAGEHGLGFSVVADEVRKLAERSSQATKEISKLINESVKRVSTGSEISRQASDAFDKIVSGVAKTTLAISDISKAANEQLLTAREVSTAIQYIAEETEKSAANCDSIARSTDGLNERAGSLNQTVSGFVV; from the coding sequence ATGGACGCAGCCAGCCATGTCAGCCCCACGCAGGATCTGGACTTAGAAGCGATAAATACTGCATTGAACCGTGTCCAGGCCGTCATCGAATTCGAACTCGACGGCACCATCCTGCATGCGAATGACAATTTCCTGCGTGTCGTCGGATACAGCCTGGCCGAGGTGCAAGGCAAGCACCATGCCATCTTCTGCGATCCCGAGTATGTAAAAACGGCCGAATACGCCAACTTCTGGGCCAAGCTGGCACGCGGCGAATTCGACCAGGGCGAATACAAGCGCCGCGCCAGGGATGGCCGCGAAGTGTGGATCAACGCGTCGTACAACCCCATCCTCGACGCGGACGGCAAACCGTATAAAGTCATCAAGTTCGCCACCGACATCACGGCCAGCAAGCACCGCAACGCCGATTATGAAGGCAAGATCGACGCCATCAGCAAGGCCCAGGCCGTGATCGAGTTCCGGCTCGACGGCACCATCATCCGCGCCAACGACAATTTCCTCAAGTCCGTCGGCTACACGCTCGACGAGATCGAAGGCAAGCACCACCGCATGTTTTGCGAGCCCGAGTACGCCAAGAGCGCGGAGTACGCGCAGTTCTGGCAAAAACTGGGCAAGGGCGAGTTCGACGCGGGCGAATACAAGCGCGTGACCAAGGACGGCCGCGAAATCTGGCTCAATGCCTCGTACAACCCCATCTTTGACGCGGAGGGCCGCCCCTTCAAGGTGGTCAAGTTCGCCAGCGATGTGACGGCCCTGAAAAAGCGCAATGCCGAATACGAAGGCAAGGTCAGCGCAATCGGCAAGGCGCAGGCCGTGATCGAATTCGACATGCAGGGCAAGGTGCTCGATGCCAACGGCAATTTCCTCGCCGTCATGGACTATGACTTGAGCGATATCCAGGGCGAACACCACCGCATGTTCTGCGAGCCCGAGTATGCGGGCAGCGCCGAGTACAAGAAGTTCTGGCAAAAGCTCAACCGGGGCGAATTCGACGCGGGCCGCTACAAGCGCCTGGGCAACCATGGCAAGGTGGTGTGGATACAAGCGACCTACAACCCCATCCTGGACCTGAACGGCAAGCCGTATAAAGTGGTCAAGTTCGCCATCGACATCACGGACCAGGTGAACCTGGAAAACAGCATCCAGGCCAAGGCCGCCAACGACAGCCGCAAGGTCAATGCCCTGCTCGACTCGGTGGCGCGCGCGGCGCAAGGCGACCTGACCTGCCATATCGTGCCCGAAGGCGGCGAACCGATCGATTTGCTGGCCGGCGGCATCAGCAAGATGATCGTCGACTTGCGCGGCGTCATCGGCAACGTGGTATCGGCGGCCAACGGCTTTGCCGAGGCTTCGCACACCATCGCCGAACGGGCCACGGGCGTAGCCGTGGGCACGCAGGCGCTGGGGGCCACGGTGGAAGAAATGAACGCCTCCATCGACGGCTTGACGTTTTCCATCAATTCCATCGCGGAAAACACCTCGAACGCCGATTCGCTGGCGAAAGCCACGCAGCAGGAAGCGGAATCGGGCGCGCGCGCCGTCGCCAAATCGATCGAGGCGATGGACCTGATCAACCGCTCGTCGGAAGACATCGGCGAAATCGTCAAGGTCATCAGCGAAATCGCCAACCAGACCAACATGCTGGCCTTCAATGCGGCCATCGAGGCGGCGCGCGCGGGCGAGCACGGCCTGGGGTTTTCCGTCGTCGCCGACGAGGTGCGCAAGCTGGCCGAGCGTTCCTCGCAGGCGACCAAGGAAATTTCCAAGCTGATCAACGAATCCGTCAAGCGGGTGTCCACCGGCAGCGAGATTTCGCGCCAGGCCAGCGACGCCTTCGACAAGATCGTCTCGGGCGTGGCCAAGACCACGCTGGCCATCTCCGATATCTCGAAGGCGGCCAACGAGCAGCTGCTGACGGCGCGCGAAGTGTCGACGGCGATCCAGTACATCGCCGAGGAAACGGAAAAGTCGGCCGCCAACTGCGACAGCATCGCCCGCTCGACGGATGGCTTGAACGAGCGCGCGGGCAGCCTGAACCAGACTGTCTCCGGCTTCGTGGTGTAG
- a CDS encoding chemotaxis protein CheW, whose amino-acid sequence MDMHEATGLQAHGASDTAAELFGSFHLGGDEFALPASCIREVVNYPAKVTALPLSPAYLEGMFTLRGSVIPVVNLGRLFRADAPRAVATDKIAILDFQQVLIGIVFQDTGEILRVPASARSALQYAAGDRQAVIAGTILLDGGARLLQILDPHALLRIENVPHVLALQATGAKLSTARYHAQSERRQCVSFHAAGATFAFEMLAIQEIIKVPELHSSLLNNELCLGRMHFRGNQVAVVDFGALLQAPACGKAAREATPDQRVIVVRLDGTTVGFLVDSVDSIVHFFGDEVLPIPLLSKARAAMFAGCITKEGLGDIIFLNHKDILSQAEIVEMRDGHARLYPADTETGAAKHKARRRVYITFTVETRFAVEIGQVREIIDFSHAITTPPGMPACMLGMLNLRQQMISIIDLRQLYAMPALPDASSGKILIVERGAERYGFLVDHVDNIMTISDSQRFAAPQIIRTGEHDDLRSEMDEMIDIGTEAQRQTLSVFQCDHLLEKLETALPRAA is encoded by the coding sequence ATGGATATGCATGAAGCGACGGGCTTGCAGGCCCATGGCGCAAGCGACACGGCCGCCGAACTGTTCGGCTCCTTCCACCTGGGCGGCGATGAATTCGCCCTGCCCGCCAGCTGCATCCGCGAAGTGGTGAACTACCCCGCGAAAGTCACGGCCCTGCCCCTGTCGCCCGCGTATCTGGAAGGCATGTTCACCTTGCGCGGCAGCGTCATTCCGGTGGTCAACCTGGGGCGCTTGTTCCGCGCCGATGCGCCGCGCGCCGTGGCCACGGACAAGATCGCCATCCTCGATTTCCAGCAAGTACTGATCGGCATCGTCTTCCAGGATACGGGCGAAATCCTGCGCGTGCCCGCCAGTGCGCGCAGCGCCCTGCAATATGCGGCCGGCGACAGACAGGCCGTCATCGCCGGCACGATTTTGCTCGACGGCGGCGCGCGCCTGCTGCAGATACTCGACCCGCACGCCCTGCTGCGCATCGAAAACGTGCCCCACGTACTGGCCCTGCAGGCGACGGGCGCCAAGCTGAGCACGGCCCGCTACCATGCGCAAAGCGAACGCCGCCAGTGCGTCAGCTTCCATGCGGCCGGCGCCACGTTCGCCTTCGAAATGCTGGCCATCCAGGAAATCATCAAGGTGCCGGAGCTGCACAGTTCCCTGCTGAACAACGAACTGTGCCTGGGGCGCATGCATTTCCGCGGCAACCAGGTGGCCGTCGTCGACTTCGGCGCCCTGCTGCAGGCGCCTGCGTGCGGCAAGGCGGCCAGGGAAGCCACGCCGGACCAGCGTGTCATCGTCGTGCGCCTCGACGGCACGACCGTGGGCTTCCTCGTCGACTCCGTCGACAGCATCGTGCATTTCTTTGGCGACGAGGTGCTGCCGATTCCCCTGCTGAGCAAGGCGCGCGCCGCCATGTTCGCCGGCTGCATCACGAAAGAAGGCTTGGGCGACATCATTTTCCTGAACCACAAGGACATCCTGTCGCAGGCGGAGATCGTCGAGATGCGCGACGGCCACGCGCGCCTGTACCCGGCCGACACGGAAACGGGCGCCGCCAAGCACAAGGCGCGGCGCCGCGTCTACATCACCTTTACGGTGGAAACCCGCTTCGCCGTGGAAATCGGGCAAGTGCGCGAAATCATCGATTTCAGCCACGCCATCACCACGCCGCCGGGGATGCCGGCCTGCATGCTCGGCATGCTCAACTTGCGTCAGCAAATGATCAGCATCATCGATCTGCGCCAGCTGTATGCGATGCCGGCCCTGCCGGACGCCAGCAGCGGCAAGATCTTGATCGTGGAACGGGGCGCCGAACGCTACGGCTTCCTCGTCGACCACGTCGACAACATCATGACCATCTCCGACAGCCAGCGCTTTGCGGCGCCGCAAATCATCCGCACGGGAGAACACGACGATCTGCGCAGCGAAATGGATGAAATGATCGACATCGGCACGGAGGCGCAGCGCCAGACCCTGTCCGTCTTCCAGTGCGATCATCTGCTGGAAAAGCTGGAGACGGCGCTGCCGCGAGCGGCCTAG